A genome region from Chiroxiphia lanceolata isolate bChiLan1 chromosome 5, bChiLan1.pri, whole genome shotgun sequence includes the following:
- the DNAL4 gene encoding dynein light chain 4, axonemal: MEETEEEKKDEADYKRLHSFPLIRHSDMPEEMRVETMELCVTACEKFATNNESAAKMIKETMDKRFGSSWHVVIGEGFGFEITHEVKNLLYMFFGGSLAVCVWKCS; encoded by the exons ATGGAAGAGACcgaggaggagaaaaaggatgaGGCTGATTATAAAAGGCTTCACAGTTTTCCACTGATTAGG CACTCGGACATGCCGGAGGAGATGCGTGTGGAGACCATGGAGCTGTGTGTCACGGCGTGTGAGAAATTTGCCACCAACAACGAG AGTGCTGCCAAGATGATCAAAGAGACGATGGACAAGAGGTTTGGGTCCTCCTGGCACGTGGTGATTGGGGAAGGTTTTGGCTTTGAGATCACTCACGAGGTGAAGAATCTGCTGTACATGTTCTTTGGTGGCAGCCTGGCCGTGTGTGTCTGGAAGTGTTCCTGA